From one Lysinibacillus sp. G4S2 genomic stretch:
- a CDS encoding 50S ribosomal protein L25/general stress protein Ctc translates to MSTVLSVTKREAGHRSTLTQLRKGGAIPAVIYGYNLDSTPISISAKEFKKSIIKNGQNAVFSMKLDEKKVNVVVSEIQQCSLKGEVNHVDFLAINMSEELEADVPIKLVGESVGVSEGGILMQPNLELKIKVKPADMPEAIEVDITKLKIGESITIADIRESIDFEIVSEGEHILATMMAPVAVVEEETSIEQE, encoded by the coding sequence ATGAGTACAGTATTAAGTGTTACAAAGCGCGAAGCTGGGCATCGTTCAACATTAACCCAACTTAGAAAAGGGGGAGCCATTCCTGCGGTTATTTACGGCTATAATTTAGATTCTACCCCAATTTCTATTTCAGCGAAGGAATTCAAAAAATCCATTATAAAAAATGGACAAAACGCTGTGTTTTCGATGAAGCTAGACGAGAAAAAAGTGAATGTTGTTGTGTCAGAAATACAACAATGCTCTCTGAAAGGTGAAGTAAATCATGTAGACTTTTTAGCAATTAATATGTCTGAAGAGTTAGAAGCTGACGTGCCTATTAAACTTGTTGGAGAGTCGGTTGGTGTAAGTGAAGGTGGCATTTTGATGCAGCCTAACTTAGAACTGAAAATTAAAGTAAAACCAGCTGATATGCCAGAAGCAATCGAAGTGGATATTACTAAACTTAAAATTGGTGAGTCAATCACAATAGCAGATATTCGAGAATCAATAGATTTTGAGATTGTTAGTGAAGGTGAGCATATATTGGCAACAATGATGGCACCAGTTGCTGTAGTTGAAGAAGAAACTAGTATTGAACAAGAGTAA
- the pth gene encoding aminoacyl-tRNA hydrolase yields MKIIVGLGNPGKPYEHTRHNIGFDVIDALAEKWGAPLTNSKFNGMYATVHRPEGKVLLVKPLTYMNLSGECVGPLMNYFDIDVEDLIVIYDDLDLETGKLRLRQKGSAGGHNGIKSLIQHLGTQEFNRIRVGVNRPPAGMKVADYVLSKFSKEDQAVMGDTIEKCVNAIEASLSKPFLDVMNHFNG; encoded by the coding sequence ATGAAAATTATCGTTGGTTTAGGAAATCCAGGTAAACCTTATGAGCATACAAGACATAATATTGGCTTCGATGTTATAGATGCGTTAGCTGAAAAATGGGGTGCACCTTTAACTAATTCAAAGTTTAATGGTATGTATGCAACGGTACATCGTCCTGAAGGAAAGGTTCTACTTGTTAAACCTTTAACATATATGAATTTATCAGGGGAATGTGTTGGTCCCCTAATGAACTATTTTGATATTGATGTGGAAGATTTAATTGTTATTTATGACGATTTAGATTTAGAGACAGGTAAATTACGCCTGCGTCAAAAAGGTAGTGCAGGTGGACATAATGGTATTAAATCATTAATTCAGCATTTAGGCACGCAAGAATTTAATCGCATTCGTGTTGGGGTTAACCGCCCGCCGGCTGGCATGAAGGTAGCAGATTACGTGTTATCGAAATTTTCAAAAGAAGATCAAGCTGTTATGGGAGACACTATTGAAAAGTGTGTAAATGCTATAGAAGCATCTCTTTCAAAGCCATTTCTTGATGTAATGAATCACTTTAACGGGTAA
- a CDS encoding anti-sigma-F factor Fin, with amino-acid sequence MSVRYRCRHCEVEIGTLPFDADDTIRKLHIFEMGEADDYVEKDQHGQTTVHCICEQCEDSLRQYPDYHALNKWIQ; translated from the coding sequence ATGTCAGTTCGCTATCGATGTCGGCATTGTGAAGTAGAAATAGGGACACTACCATTTGATGCAGATGATACAATTCGAAAACTGCATATTTTTGAAATGGGAGAAGCGGATGATTATGTTGAGAAAGACCAACATGGACAAACGACGGTGCACTGCATTTGTGAGCAATGTGAGGATTCGCTAAGACAATATCCAGATTATCATGCACTCAATAAATGGATTCAATAA
- a CDS encoding ribose-phosphate diphosphokinase has protein sequence MPYHYANSQLKIFSLNSNNPLAQEIAQEMGVELGKSSVKHFSDGEVQISIEESIRGCDVFIVQSTSAPVNEHLMELLIMVDAVKRASARTVNVVMPYYGYARQDRKAKAREPITAKLVANLLETAGATRVIVLDLHAPQIQGFFDILIDHLMAVPLLSDYFKSKGIPEDEIVVVSPDHGGVTRARKMAERLKAPIAIIDKRRPKPNVAEVMNIVGNVDGKVAILIDDIIDTAGTITIGADALRAAGAKEVYACCSHPVLSGPAIERIENSSIKELVVTNTIQLSEEKKSPKITELSVAKLMADAISRVYENKSVSTLFD, from the coding sequence ATGCCGTATCATTATGCAAACTCACAATTAAAAATATTTTCACTTAACTCTAACAATCCACTTGCTCAAGAAATTGCGCAAGAAATGGGTGTTGAATTAGGTAAATCTTCTGTTAAACACTTCAGCGATGGAGAAGTTCAAATTAGCATTGAAGAAAGTATTCGTGGTTGTGATGTGTTTATCGTGCAGTCTACTTCTGCACCTGTAAACGAACATTTAATGGAGCTTTTAATTATGGTGGATGCTGTAAAACGCGCATCTGCTCGTACAGTAAACGTTGTAATGCCTTACTATGGATATGCTCGTCAGGACCGTAAAGCAAAAGCACGCGAGCCAATTACAGCTAAATTAGTAGCAAACTTACTTGAAACAGCAGGTGCAACACGTGTAATCGTTTTAGATTTACATGCACCGCAAATCCAAGGTTTCTTCGATATTTTAATCGACCACTTGATGGCAGTGCCTTTACTATCTGATTACTTCAAATCAAAAGGTATTCCAGAAGATGAAATCGTTGTTGTTTCACCAGATCATGGTGGTGTAACACGTGCTCGTAAAATGGCAGAACGTTTAAAAGCACCTATTGCAATTATTGACAAGCGCCGTCCAAAACCAAACGTTGCAGAAGTAATGAACATTGTTGGTAATGTTGATGGTAAAGTGGCAATCTTGATTGATGATATTATTGACACTGCAGGTACGATTACAATCGGTGCGGATGCATTACGTGCTGCTGGTGCGAAAGAAGTTTATGCTTGCTGCTCTCACCCAGTACTATCAGGTCCAGCAATCGAACGTATTGAAAACTCTTCAATTAAAGAATTAGTTGTAACAAATACTATCCAGCTTTCTGAAGAGAAAAAATCTCCAAAAATTACAGAACTATCAGTAGCTAAATTAATGGCAGATGCAATCTCTCGTGTTTATGAAAATAAATCTGTAAGTACTCTATTTGATTAA